The Bradysia coprophila strain Holo2 unplaced genomic scaffold, BU_Bcop_v1 contig_297, whole genome shotgun sequence DNA window CATACACATATCCATATccatataatacaaaaaacgATTTGTACTcgcaatttttaatattcctACGCTGGTGAATATTTATTAAACGTGTTCAGTGCAGTTATATGCTAAGATTCAAAATCCCACCTGCATTAACCCAACCATGTTTTATATCATATGTAAATCTGAcaatttttatgtgttttcTGATGAAAAAAGGACATTACTTCCACAATATAATAATATGATGGAGAGAAGagaaggaaagaaaaaaaatattcacattTATAGTGCGTTTATTTATTGCTCATTTGGAGTATAGTCATCGTATGAACAAATAAGTTGGGTTTCTTTTCGGACGCAATATAACTTAAACTTCTTTTATGGTTTATTAATATTTCTCTCGATGATTTTTTCTGTTGATCTTTTTTATGTGTCTTAGCCAAAGAATTCGGGCCTTTTGGGCTTTATTGAAACTcataaaaaagtttatgacTGTCAAGAGTaaactaagaagaaaaaaaaatgaacagagGAAAGAGTCAATATTGATGAAGCTAAAATaattgcaagaaaaaaaaatatttgtctcGTCAATAAAGTAACTGCCTGGattcaacgaaaaatgaaaagctcAGATCGtattttttctcaataaatttaaattttacgaCACATAATCCCCAAAATGAACAACACTCAGTCGTaatgaaaaatagtttttttttttaaacaaaaatcttttgtttacgAAACGCATTTCATATTGCAACCAATTAACTTTATATCAAATGTAACCGATAAAATGTCAGACCCAAAGGTCTGTAGATTTAGTATGATTCTgtaagctttaaaaaatgaataaaaacgagaaaattaAGCCTGGAAATTGATGGTCGACGAGAAGACTGCAGTTGATGAACTGTGATGAGTATCAAacggaaaatattcaaaatacataAACCACTGAAGGTAATACAACTCCGTAAAAATACACGGGTGAAGTTGAGTGGACCTCACTTTTGCAGCGTTGAAATTCTTTTCCAATATTCACTACAATCCATCAATTCCCTAGAAATGGTTAGAGCTACCACACTTGAATTCACCAGAAAGTTGGGTTCCACTATATTTGTGATACGTGAAAGATTTTCATTGCTTACAgtttttatatactttgcaaATGTGCACGACGGTAAGATCTTAAGCAGGAAGGTAATTAAAGACCTCAGGTCTCTAAAGAACATGAGTTCTAAACTTATGCTCACATATAAATTGATAAACGGAAAAAGGTAGAGTTGAGGAACGTCGAAGAATGTCAAGAATGATTGATGCTTAACCCgagaaattttgactttctgTAAAAATTTGGTTAATAAGTTTACCAATAATATGCCCTACAGAAAGTCCCATGGAGTGTGTTAATAGATTACgtcgaaaatttgtgtttttattgCATATTTCAGTGATGTAGTTACCAGTCTTTTGTGCGGGGaatcttaaaatttttgtattagaAGTCTTTTAAgcattttttcaaactcaaaaacAATTATatgaattcaaaacaaaaatcggtTATATAGtatctgttattgacagcgATGACAAAACTAAGCAATGATCTCTAGCCTATGTTGCCTTATATAACAAAATGCACgctaaaacaattgaagtaatagaattAGTTTCAATCTGTTGCATATACTTCATCAGAGATAAGACTCAATAATTGTACCGCAAATATTCTATTTCGTTTACGAAAGGTCAGATTCTATACATGAAAGTCACTGAAGACTGAAGTCGAGGTTCGTTCAAACAAACACAATTTGAATAGATACAAAGTAACAAACCGGCCCTAAAGATGGCAGGAACTGTCCGTATAGTATTATACACATTGAAATCACCTCCAACGATATTTATAACCAAGCAATGACAAGCAAACTTAGTAAAGAGATTCTAATCGGCGATGTTCATATATTACATTACAGAACACACGTCACTAAGGTAATTTTTCagcaaattataattttaactGAATCTAAAATGCAACACGATCAATTAGTATATTACAAACGATGATAGATTGTCTAAAGTAATAAATGCAATGACTGCAAGGAATTCAGTTTGATAAATGTTAGAAACAACCACCATTTTCCTGTTATACAACACTGCGTTTACCGACcatataaaattgttatttgtaaagtttttgttgctaaaaatttatttttatttattttttgttcatcaTCTACACTAACCCATATAAACATTGGTCTTGATCGTGTCAAGATTGTCATGATAATAACAATAATCTTCTAACGGCAAGAATTTCATGCACACATCCCGATGATATacaaaatgaacgaaaaagtCAAGATGTTTTGGATTTTCGTTGCACCGTTCCGTCGTAAGACAGCTAACCAACCACAAAAAAAGTATaggagaggaaaaaaataataaataaaataaaatgcataaaataatattaaagtCGCTTGAATTggataataaaatgtttcgtgCCCCAAAGCTTTGCAACAATCATAAATCCTATGCTATAATTGCAGTAGTGTACATACAGAGATTATGAACGAACTTATTGGtcatgttgatttttttttgtttttttttttttgtttccttcTTATAAACATTGTGAagatataaaattattttatcgtttttaGCTTGTGCTGTACGATGGGTTATATGGTCTATTACGTTTTCCTATATAGATATATAAATGCAAACATTCGGTACACAACTTTGAACAATTTCACTGAATGATTTCGTTTGCTACAAAATTCTATAAAcattccattttccatttagttcgaACAGAGCGTATATCTATAGAACCTTCAACctaacaataattttcttaaacgcttgaaataataataataatagtcGTGAAATCATGGGACTTTGCTTAAATGTCCATATCTCTCTTATTCATGGTTTGATTTTATGAGTTTAACTAAAAATGTTAAAGGGTCGCACAATGTTCAGCTCGTTCGTTGTGGGTGGTTTTGATGGCAATGAAATATTGATTGAAAACATTTCCGATCATTGAAATAAAGGAACGAGAGGTGTGATGAGTCCATTGTCCTCATAAATGAAGTAGAAAAGTCACACTAACCTTACGATAGGCTAGATATGAGTGGGTTATTTGAAACTTTTATCAGTAGACTTCCACAATATATTTTATACGCTACATGCATCGGAAACCATTCTAAGCATGTTTCAGTTATGTATTACTCACGAAGCCCTTAGCATGTAAACTCCATTCCATAActtgggataaaaatgaaaagcttcgttttcgtgtgtttattgagcTCTggttcgcctcggatcaacgaaattctcacaaaaactttacttttcatatttttatccctagttttATGATGCAACCTGAGGTCTACTGAGACATGTATCACATCGTATTTATAAGCCAGAACATCGTTCTCTTGTTATCAATAGTTCTCTCCTACCGAAGCTTGTCGAAGGAAGCTTGTTAGAACGTcgggtttaaaaaaatataattcggGTTGTGTTCGCGTCGTGTTGAATGGTTGAGTTGGGTCGGgtttcgaaaaaaatccaCCCGCTACGATAGACGACATAAAACACTAAGCTCGAGGtatcaaatttaatgaatttataaaGAACTCATAAACCTACCCAATCCCCCaattaatcaattaaatttctaaCGCCATGCTTCTTCTTTTTCGTGCTACAAAGTCCTCTGTACGATATACTTCGACCAAAGTGACACTTAGAAGCTGTCGGTCCAACGCAGTATGTTGGTTCACCAATCACATTACCGAATGAATAATTGCACACCAAATAGAATTGGGTGAAATAGCCATCTTCGGACGGAAATGTTGCTGCAGCACAACCGATTTTTTTAGCTCTCGATTGAACAATTTGGGTAAAATGACCAATCTTTACGTTCCTGGTATACACAGGCAGtgaacaaaatttgatgagCACGTGAATCAACAACATTAAAAAGATGTACTTGTTTGTCTTACTCGTTGGGCCCATAGTTGTTTATATAAGACATGCTGCAATTCACATACTCATTAAACCATAAATCAATAAACGAGCTTATTGTTACATCTGTGGTTTCTATCACGTAATTCTTGCTGTATATTCTCATCGCTATGTTTTGACCGACATAACGATGCTtgtctacaaaaaaaaacgtttccattGATTATGAATTATTGATTCAGCTACCTGCAGTATACCTGTGTTGCTACATGGATTGTGACCATATATACAAGTTTTAACGTTAAGCATAGCTATAATCTCCAGTTCCTTGTTCCAGGACtgtaataaattcattttttcccCGTAAACACTAAAGACATACAAAACGATGATCGTACCATTTCAAGCATTTTATCGGCCGATAGATACCCCGGAACGATTCCCAAAGCTATTTTGTTACGAGCGATGTTGtgcttttttaaaattaatgctCTCAATTTCGAGGTCATCGGATGGATTACGGGTCGACCGTAGCATTTTGGACCCCATAGCTAGTAGTTGGAAGCGACCAATCGGAATCGGAAAAAGGCGTAATCATTAAATCGCAAATTGATTAAGAACTGGCGAGATTATAAGTATGAATACACACGCCGTTATTTCCACATCCGATATGAGGAGCACCATCAACATTATCGCAGAGTTCTGGCCGACAGTAGTCAGTCGTAGCACAGGTTATACCAATTGAAATAAGAATGGCAACAAAGTAGTGAAGAAGCACTGAGAATCATTAAGTCTTTAACAataaactgacaaattaattGAGATTTCTTTACCGAAACGACCCATTTAATGTTGCTCTCACAGTTCTATGATTTCTCGTAAATTAATTGGACTAAAGGCATTAGAATCTAACCAttcttatatagtaaaatctAATAAGGAAGTGGAACCGGATACGTTAGGAATTTCATTCAGTGAACTCTTATTGTTCCGAGTGAACACGTTCCGCAATTTCGAAGcaaaaaacataaacatttGAAACTCGATCAACCAACATGTTTTACAATcaacaataataaacgaaaGTCAAAATATTGTGCAAAAGTGGTTTGTAAGCACAATTTCTTTATAACGTTCCGACGATGACGCGGCCATGTGCATTTTTATAATAGTAGCACAACAATGGATCGTACTGAATCATTTTACACAGAAAGTTTGAAAGTAAGAAAGGGTTCCTGCTAGTATGTTTGTTTATACCAATTCTATTATCGGCAGAGGCGGCAGTCGGTATACTTGTAGGTATACTCCATCGATACGAAGATAAACCCTTTAGAAACGTCTACTAATCTGCTAGTGACAATGAAGGAgagaatcaatattttgtgtttatttctATGTGGCAAGATGTATGTTCcaacaaataaagtaaaaaaattgtataacaAACGAGTCTAGAACCTTATAGAAAATGGTAGTCATCTGCTTCTGACGATAGAGACAAAACTAAGCGACGAGCTCTGGATAGTGTGCTCCTTATATGGGGAAATGCTTGgagaaatgttaaaaatgttgaagtaatagattttgcattggaaataCTTTGAACATACTAAGTAACggatttaaagattttgtatcaaaatgcTTGTCGTTTTTAAAATGATGAAGTTGAACTGGAAGACATCTCCACAATGAAATACAGAACTTCGCTCGCTTCgtgaacaaaacattttttatttgcctCTTACGTGTCAGTCAAAATGTTCAACTTTACTTCCCACATTCTATTGAACTTAATTAATCCTACATTCTGCATAAATAAGTCATAACAGAACCGCAACACATAAAACTAACAAGTAAATTTTtcggaacgaaaaaaaaaacttccaatCGCTTTTGCAGAAGTGATATGCATCACCGCGTCACCTATTTGATTTATAAAGTGGCAAACTAATATTTTGGGGATATGTTTTTTCTATATTCGTTCTGGACAATGGTCCATGCTATTCAAATTATGAGcggacaacaacaacaaaaaattgaataaaccaAAAACCACATTCTATAACCACAAACTGAATGTGAAAAGAGACATGGTGCAAACATATTaactgataaataaataaaatataaaaaaagcgaAGAATAAATAGGAGAAGAATAAAATtgggaggaaaaaaaatctatttgttTTGTGACAATATCTTCTACACTTTTGGTTTTCCATcgaaatatataaataatttgaataaaatataaataaaaaacgatatgTCTTCCATTTAATTCATTAAGATAAAATCTGGGCGCGTTCTTTATAGTTAAGCTGTACCTATATATGCTATTTGTGCCTTTGTGTTATGAAAtctatttaatatttattacatacCTACTCACTACTCATATCTTATTATGATAATTGATGGCACTCTGGAAATTCAAGACTTAAAATTGGGTATGGTATGGTATATCTAGgcatttttctatttctttattttttttctaaatggGATTATGCAAACAGGGTGCAACGAATCATAGCAATGCAACCACACAAGACGCTATTTATTCATGATATTTGatgtttaaataataaataattgattaGGTTGATCAAGAATTATTGCAATAACAAAATGTAAGGTGCAACACAACCTGTAGCTAAAATGCTTGTCTTGTTTGGAATCGTTTTAGAATGCCTGCCGATTGgagtggatttttttaaatttaatgaggTATACCAAAACTTCGGTTGAGCTCGTAATTTCAATGACCAGACTATAGTATACCATCGTAGATGGTGAGCTCCACTTCTTCGTTAGCAACTAGATTTATCGGTTTTGCTTTAAGACATGCAATTAATGGTAACTGTTTTATTCTATATATTCGACAAGCGAACGATAGCATGGCAATTCTTTAAATCAATCTTTTACCATTGTAAAGTCATTTCTGTGTCAATACCAAACATGATCTACAGTTTTGTAACCCCAGAAACCGTTCTAAAATAGAACatctgtcatctgttatcaacaaacaTGGTAAAATATAGCGACGAACTTCGCATAGTGTCCTCTTATATAGCAACATATTCGTGAAAGTCGaacgaagtactagatttgcaATCAAACCTTAGGTCAGAATTTAAACAAACTGAGTAACAGATTGAATGGTcctacaatttcttttttgtagtGAAAATCGAAGATGAATTGCAAATAGCACTCAATGGCTTGTAAATGTTCTTAGAGAACCACAAAACTCTTCAAATCGTGGAAATGATTCGTGATCGCCGGATAGAAGCTAATCCGAATTTCGAGGCAGTTTAAACTGATCTTGAAAGTATTGGAGAAAGAAGCATTAGAgaggaagaaaatattttttcacctcGATTCGAAAAGCTTTTACGAGCTTGATAAGCTTCTACCTTCTAATTGGCAATTTTTAGGTAGTCTAGGTTTGAATCGGCGGTGCACAGCCAGTGCTGTTGTTAACAGAAATTGTGTGTATTTGAATTGAGGGATTTCTAATTGAGGTCTAGGAGttgtttaaattcaattaaaggAGATTATGCATCTTAGTCAGTAAGGCTTAGTGAGTTATTTTGTGGAAGTGAAAAACTTTGTAAAAATGTACGTTTGACAAATCAATAACCAATATGACGgaaattcaaatgaatgttGTTGGATTTAGTTACATATCCAACCTATCTGTCCCATAAGCCAAGACCTAATGCTTGCTTACTTTACAAGCAATTTGTCAATCATAAAACCTTGTTAATTCGTCTGAATGGCAGACATTAAATGTCGAAAGTTAATTTGTCATTTCATCAATTCGAAACAATAGGTGATGCTGTAACCGGTAACccgaaaaaaacgaataatttCGTAAAAGTTCAAAAACCCATACGAACCATTCGCATTTGATAGATAAATTGGTTGTTTTTCGTTTAAGGTTATAAAGAATTAGGTGTACGATTCCGAACCGaaaactattttcggtttatttaattttcgaatttaatttattcaaacgaGATCCAAATTTATACAGAAATTATATAAAAGagtaacaaataaaattaacatcACAATAGGACATCTCGGAcatctaattattttttttttcggttgttgTATTGTATACGATTCGGTGTATGTAAGACCGAAGAAAACATTGACATTGACAAGAAATTGTATAAATTTTGGTGAGAATGCTATACATAGGGaaatagaatatttttttgtacataaaagaATCTATTCTGAAATGAATATATATTGAACAATGTTTTCCATAAAAGAGAAACATGTTATGCCACACACAAAGCctaataattgtaattgtttaaatatatataaaaataaaagatttgttCTCATCTTTCTTGTCcgaaaaacgaaacgaaacacACTCAGAACAAGCATCGCACACACA harbors:
- the LOC119078909 gene encoding antigen 5 like allergen Cul n 1-like — translated: MGRFVLLHYFVAILISIGITCATTDYCRPELCDNVDGAPHIGCGNNGLWGPKCYGRPVIHPMTSKLRALILKKHNIARNKIALGIVPGYLSADKMLEMSWNKELEIIAMLNVKTCIYGHNPCSNTDKHRYVGQNIAMRIYSKNYVIETTDVTISSFIDLWFNEYVNCSMSYINNYGPNENVKIGHFTQIVQSRAKKIGCAAATFPSEDGYFTQFYLVCNYSFGNVIGEPTYCVGPTASKCHFGRSISYRGLCSTKKKKHGVRNLID